One genomic region from Oncorhynchus gorbuscha isolate QuinsamMale2020 ecotype Even-year linkage group LG13, OgorEven_v1.0, whole genome shotgun sequence encodes:
- the pcgf1 gene encoding polycomb group RING finger protein 1 isoform X1, producing MAEQGPMAIAMRLRNQLQSVYKLDPLRNEQEEVKLKIKDLNEHIVCYLCAGYFIDATTITECLHTFCKSCIVKYLQTSKYCPMCNIKIHETQPLLNLKLDRVMQDIVYKLVPGLQESEDKRIKEFYQSRGLERVVQPPGEDSIPDTGLPFTSFDHSKAHFYRYDEQVSLCLERQSSSLSEKKDKTKLTLHQKFVRCSVRAEVRHLRKVLCHRLNVEKHQIQMLFNNESLPDHMTMKRLWISHWFGKAQPLVLHYTIKDKRTR from the exons ATGGCGGAGCAAGGGCCAATGGCGATAGCTATGCGGCTAAGAAATCAACTCCAGTCCGTATATAAGCTCGACCCGTTACGAAATGAG CAGGAGGAAGTGAAGTTGAAGATCAAAGACCTGAACGAGCACATAGTGTGCTATCTCTGTGCCGGGTACTTCATCGATGCCACAACTATTACCGAGTGTCTGCATACAT TCTGTAAAAGTTGTATCGTGAAATACCTCCAAACCAGCAAGTATTGTCCGATGTGCAACATAAAGATTCATGAAACCCAGCCTTTATTGAACCTGAAATTGGATAGAGTGATGCAAGACATTGTCTACAAACTGGTTCCAGGACTTCAAGAAA GTGAAGACAAGAGAATAAAGGAATTCTATCAGTCGCGTGGGCTTGAGAGAGTTGTCCAACCGCCTGGGGAAG ACTCCATACCAGATACAGGATTACCTTTTACCAGCTTTGACCATTCCAAGGCCCACTTCTACAGATATGACGAGCAGGTCTCGCTTTGTCTAGAGAGGCAAAG TTCATCTCTGTCTGAAAAAAAAGATAAGACCAAACTGACTCTTCAT CAGAAGTTTGTGCGCTGCTCGGTCCGAGCCGAGGTGAGACACCTGCGTAAAGTGCTGTGTCATCGACTGAATGTGGAGAAGCACCAG ATCCAGATGTTGTTCAATAATGAGTCCCTTCCAGATCACATGACCATGAAACGGCTGTGGATCTCTCACTGGTTTGGCAAG GCTCAACCGTTGGTCCTTCACTACACTATTAAGGACAAAAGGACAAGATAG
- the pcgf1 gene encoding polycomb group RING finger protein 1 isoform X4, with translation MERELPTMCAEVYPCCCSGQLMQEVKLKIKDLNEHIVCYLCAGYFIDATTITECLHTFCKSCIVKYLQTSKYCPMCNIKIHETQPLLNLKLDRVMQDIVYKLVPGLQESEDKRIKEFYQSRGLERVVQPPGEDSIPDTGLPFTSFDHSKAHFYRYDEQVSLCLERQSSSLSEKKDKTKLTLHQKFVRCSVRAEVRHLRKVLCHRLNVEKHQIQMLFNNESLPDHMTMKRLWISHWFGKAQPLVLHYTIKDKRTR, from the exons atggagagagagctgCCTACCATGTGTGCGGAAGTCTACCCGTGTTGTTGTTCTGGGCAGCTAATGCAG GAAGTGAAGTTGAAGATCAAAGACCTGAACGAGCACATAGTGTGCTATCTCTGTGCCGGGTACTTCATCGATGCCACAACTATTACCGAGTGTCTGCATACAT TCTGTAAAAGTTGTATCGTGAAATACCTCCAAACCAGCAAGTATTGTCCGATGTGCAACATAAAGATTCATGAAACCCAGCCTTTATTGAACCTGAAATTGGATAGAGTGATGCAAGACATTGTCTACAAACTGGTTCCAGGACTTCAAGAAA GTGAAGACAAGAGAATAAAGGAATTCTATCAGTCGCGTGGGCTTGAGAGAGTTGTCCAACCGCCTGGGGAAG ACTCCATACCAGATACAGGATTACCTTTTACCAGCTTTGACCATTCCAAGGCCCACTTCTACAGATATGACGAGCAGGTCTCGCTTTGTCTAGAGAGGCAAAG TTCATCTCTGTCTGAAAAAAAAGATAAGACCAAACTGACTCTTCAT CAGAAGTTTGTGCGCTGCTCGGTCCGAGCCGAGGTGAGACACCTGCGTAAAGTGCTGTGTCATCGACTGAATGTGGAGAAGCACCAG ATCCAGATGTTGTTCAATAATGAGTCCCTTCCAGATCACATGACCATGAAACGGCTGTGGATCTCTCACTGGTTTGGCAAG GCTCAACCGTTGGTCCTTCACTACACTATTAAGGACAAAAGGACAAGATAG
- the pcgf1 gene encoding polycomb group RING finger protein 1 isoform X2, whose protein sequence is MAEQGPMAIAMRLRNQLQSVYKLDPLRNEEEVKLKIKDLNEHIVCYLCAGYFIDATTITECLHTFCKSCIVKYLQTSKYCPMCNIKIHETQPLLNLKLDRVMQDIVYKLVPGLQESEDKRIKEFYQSRGLERVVQPPGEDSIPDTGLPFTSFDHSKAHFYRYDEQVSLCLERQSSSLSEKKDKTKLTLHQKFVRCSVRAEVRHLRKVLCHRLNVEKHQIQMLFNNESLPDHMTMKRLWISHWFGKAQPLVLHYTIKDKRTR, encoded by the exons ATGGCGGAGCAAGGGCCAATGGCGATAGCTATGCGGCTAAGAAATCAACTCCAGTCCGTATATAAGCTCGACCCGTTACGAAATGAG GAGGAAGTGAAGTTGAAGATCAAAGACCTGAACGAGCACATAGTGTGCTATCTCTGTGCCGGGTACTTCATCGATGCCACAACTATTACCGAGTGTCTGCATACAT TCTGTAAAAGTTGTATCGTGAAATACCTCCAAACCAGCAAGTATTGTCCGATGTGCAACATAAAGATTCATGAAACCCAGCCTTTATTGAACCTGAAATTGGATAGAGTGATGCAAGACATTGTCTACAAACTGGTTCCAGGACTTCAAGAAA GTGAAGACAAGAGAATAAAGGAATTCTATCAGTCGCGTGGGCTTGAGAGAGTTGTCCAACCGCCTGGGGAAG ACTCCATACCAGATACAGGATTACCTTTTACCAGCTTTGACCATTCCAAGGCCCACTTCTACAGATATGACGAGCAGGTCTCGCTTTGTCTAGAGAGGCAAAG TTCATCTCTGTCTGAAAAAAAAGATAAGACCAAACTGACTCTTCAT CAGAAGTTTGTGCGCTGCTCGGTCCGAGCCGAGGTGAGACACCTGCGTAAAGTGCTGTGTCATCGACTGAATGTGGAGAAGCACCAG ATCCAGATGTTGTTCAATAATGAGTCCCTTCCAGATCACATGACCATGAAACGGCTGTGGATCTCTCACTGGTTTGGCAAG GCTCAACCGTTGGTCCTTCACTACACTATTAAGGACAAAAGGACAAGATAG
- the pcgf1 gene encoding polycomb group RING finger protein 1 isoform X3, whose amino-acid sequence MERELPTMCAEVYPCCCSGQLMQEEVKLKIKDLNEHIVCYLCAGYFIDATTITECLHTFCKSCIVKYLQTSKYCPMCNIKIHETQPLLNLKLDRVMQDIVYKLVPGLQESEDKRIKEFYQSRGLERVVQPPGEDSIPDTGLPFTSFDHSKAHFYRYDEQVSLCLERQSSSLSEKKDKTKLTLHQKFVRCSVRAEVRHLRKVLCHRLNVEKHQIQMLFNNESLPDHMTMKRLWISHWFGKAQPLVLHYTIKDKRTR is encoded by the exons atggagagagagctgCCTACCATGTGTGCGGAAGTCTACCCGTGTTGTTGTTCTGGGCAGCTAATGCAG GAGGAAGTGAAGTTGAAGATCAAAGACCTGAACGAGCACATAGTGTGCTATCTCTGTGCCGGGTACTTCATCGATGCCACAACTATTACCGAGTGTCTGCATACAT TCTGTAAAAGTTGTATCGTGAAATACCTCCAAACCAGCAAGTATTGTCCGATGTGCAACATAAAGATTCATGAAACCCAGCCTTTATTGAACCTGAAATTGGATAGAGTGATGCAAGACATTGTCTACAAACTGGTTCCAGGACTTCAAGAAA GTGAAGACAAGAGAATAAAGGAATTCTATCAGTCGCGTGGGCTTGAGAGAGTTGTCCAACCGCCTGGGGAAG ACTCCATACCAGATACAGGATTACCTTTTACCAGCTTTGACCATTCCAAGGCCCACTTCTACAGATATGACGAGCAGGTCTCGCTTTGTCTAGAGAGGCAAAG TTCATCTCTGTCTGAAAAAAAAGATAAGACCAAACTGACTCTTCAT CAGAAGTTTGTGCGCTGCTCGGTCCGAGCCGAGGTGAGACACCTGCGTAAAGTGCTGTGTCATCGACTGAATGTGGAGAAGCACCAG ATCCAGATGTTGTTCAATAATGAGTCCCTTCCAGATCACATGACCATGAAACGGCTGTGGATCTCTCACTGGTTTGGCAAG GCTCAACCGTTGGTCCTTCACTACACTATTAAGGACAAAAGGACAAGATAG